A stretch of Stenotrophomonas indicatrix DNA encodes these proteins:
- a CDS encoding VOC family protein: protein MLHHLSLGVRDLERAGRFYDAVLAALGYRRVFEDDTAIGYGLVEDEDLLCLKLRDDAVAPGPGFHLALTATTRAAVDTFHHAALATGGQDNGPAGLRPDYGERYYAAFVIDPDGHRIEAVTKAAA, encoded by the coding sequence ATGCTGCACCACCTCTCGTTGGGTGTCCGCGATCTCGAGCGTGCAGGTCGCTTTTACGATGCCGTTCTTGCAGCACTCGGTTACCGCCGCGTTTTCGAAGACGACACTGCGATCGGCTATGGCCTGGTCGAGGATGAAGACCTGTTGTGCCTGAAGCTGCGCGACGATGCGGTTGCGCCGGGACCTGGCTTCCATCTGGCGTTGACGGCAACTACGCGTGCGGCCGTTGATACCTTCCATCATGCGGCCTTGGCCACCGGAGGCCAGGACAACGGACCTGCCGGTCTGCGCCCGGACTATGGCGAGCGCTACTACGCTGCGTTCGTGATCGATCCAGATGGCCATCGCATCGAGGCGGTGACCAAGGCGGCGGCATGA
- a CDS encoding TetR/AcrR family transcriptional regulator, which yields MSPRSSDAPQRVIDAAAQMLARVGLNATSIREVTKLADAPLGSTYHHFPGGKQELLARATTMAGDKVEALLIELLKGGAVQGLQQFLALWRERLLRTGFRAGCPVLAAAVEEPVEATPSQPRAAAAEVFARWQGHLAEAFVADGHAPAQATGLASLVIASVEGAVAMSRALQDIAPFDQVAAQLLKAAAPPA from the coding sequence GTGAGCCCGCGATCGTCCGATGCCCCCCAGCGTGTGATCGATGCCGCAGCGCAGATGCTCGCGCGGGTGGGCCTCAACGCGACCAGCATCCGCGAAGTGACCAAACTGGCTGATGCGCCGCTCGGGTCCACGTATCACCACTTCCCGGGCGGCAAGCAGGAATTGTTGGCACGGGCCACCACGATGGCCGGCGACAAGGTGGAGGCGCTGCTGATCGAACTGCTGAAGGGCGGCGCGGTGCAGGGGTTGCAGCAGTTCCTGGCGCTGTGGCGCGAGCGCCTGCTGCGCACCGGTTTTCGTGCCGGCTGCCCGGTGCTGGCGGCAGCCGTCGAGGAGCCGGTGGAGGCCACGCCGAGCCAGCCACGTGCGGCGGCCGCCGAGGTGTTTGCCCGCTGGCAGGGGCACCTGGCTGAGGCGTTCGTCGCCGATGGGCACGCGCCTGCCCAGGCGACCGGCCTGGCCAGCCTGGTGATTGCCAGTGTGGAAGGCGCAGTGGCGATGAGCCGCGCACTGCAGGACATCGCCCCGTTCGACCAGGTGGCTGCGCAGTTGTTGAAGGCAGCCGCACCGCCTGCCTGA
- a CDS encoding thioesterase family protein, with protein MNLWFRLLHLLLRSLFRPKLDAPFGVSRLQFRVLPNDLDSNLHMTNGRYWNIFDLGRLDLILRMGLGKVALREKWAPIVGAGTIQFRRELKPFQRFTLETRLVGWVGTRGIMEQRVLIGPEQKTATRALLITGIYDRRARQFVGMPQMMESIGVVAPPSPALSAAAEALLAADLALKLDHD; from the coding sequence ATGAATCTCTGGTTCCGCCTGCTCCACCTGCTGCTGCGCAGCCTGTTCCGGCCGAAGCTGGACGCCCCGTTCGGCGTCTCCCGCCTGCAGTTCCGGGTGCTGCCCAACGACCTGGACAGCAACCTGCACATGACCAACGGCCGCTACTGGAACATCTTCGACCTGGGCCGGCTGGACCTGATCCTGCGCATGGGCCTGGGCAAGGTGGCGCTGCGTGAGAAGTGGGCGCCGATTGTTGGCGCCGGCACCATCCAGTTCCGGCGCGAGCTGAAGCCGTTCCAGCGCTTCACCCTGGAAACGCGACTGGTCGGCTGGGTCGGCACACGCGGCATCATGGAGCAGCGCGTACTGATCGGCCCGGAGCAGAAAACCGCCACGCGTGCACTGCTGATCACCGGCATCTACGACCGCCGCGCACGTCAGTTCGTCGGCATGCCACAGATGATGGAATCGATCGGCGTGGTTGCTCCGCCCTCGCCGGCCCTGAGTGCGGCAGCCGAGGCGCTGCTGGCTGCCGATCTGGCGTTGAAGCTGGACCATGATTGA
- a CDS encoding SGNH/GDSL hydrolase family protein has product MRRRTSLAWLLAGSLMAGLATPVLVQAVSNPLLTKPVEQVQPDEVRFMQQRLSDWPQLQKYRAANAALPAPRDGQSRVVFFGDSITEGWGKEGSSTFFPGKGYLNRGISGQTTAQMLVRFSQDVLALRPNVVVILAGTNDIAGNTGPSTQAMIEDNLQAMLDLAKAHGIAVVLASVLPVSEYPWIPGIAPASKVRALNAALKRQADARGLVYLDYHTPMANRAGGLDAQLATDGVHPTAKGYALMAPLAEAAIKRAQANAPKR; this is encoded by the coding sequence ATGCGCAGGAGGACTTCACTGGCCTGGCTGCTGGCCGGATCGCTCATGGCGGGGCTGGCCACGCCAGTGTTGGTGCAGGCGGTCAGCAATCCATTGCTGACCAAGCCAGTGGAGCAGGTGCAGCCAGACGAAGTGCGCTTCATGCAGCAGCGTCTGTCCGATTGGCCGCAGCTGCAGAAGTACCGCGCAGCCAATGCTGCTTTGCCCGCGCCACGGGACGGCCAGTCACGCGTGGTGTTCTTCGGCGATTCGATCACCGAAGGCTGGGGCAAGGAAGGCAGCAGCACCTTCTTCCCCGGCAAGGGTTACCTCAATCGCGGCATCAGCGGGCAGACCACCGCACAGATGCTGGTGCGCTTTTCGCAGGATGTGCTGGCGCTGCGCCCGAATGTGGTGGTGATCCTGGCCGGCACCAATGACATCGCCGGGAACACCGGCCCGTCCACGCAGGCGATGATCGAGGACAACCTGCAGGCCATGCTGGATCTGGCCAAAGCGCATGGCATCGCGGTGGTGCTGGCGTCGGTGTTGCCGGTCAGCGAGTACCCGTGGATCCCGGGCATAGCACCTGCATCCAAGGTGCGTGCATTGAATGCTGCGTTGAAGCGGCAAGCCGATGCACGCGGGCTGGTCTATCTGGACTACCACACGCCGATGGCCAACCGTGCCGGCGGACTGGATGCGCAGTTGGCAACCGATGGCGTGCATCCGACGGCGAAGGGCTATGCGCTGATGGCTCCGCTGGCCGAGGCGGCGATCAAGCGCGCGCAGGCGAACGCGCCCAAGCGCTGA
- a CDS encoding DUF2268 domain-containing putative Zn-dependent protease (predicted Zn-dependent protease with a strongly conserved HExxH motif) — protein sequence MFVSLRCLLALALGGVIGTAQAAAPGPEILTADATRFYALYEAAGGKPSVAQLEQYLAQGTPSLGQFAKLRRVTAQRMAEAMARDPALYANGRACLAELPAVRQRLVQVFANLQAIYPQAKFPPVAIVVGRGKPVGMTYPDGVVIGLEALCAADFMNTNAQDRFVHVIAHEYVHIQQTGVSEYEAGDPRATVLRESLGEGIAEFIAELISGNVGNGRHAGWTRGREVHIESAFALDVDSTDLAPWLYNYTPGSQEPYDLGYWVGYRIAKAYYLQAGNKRDAVRALIQQDNPKAILQASGWTPGMWMPAKVTGVAARAAASAK from the coding sequence ATGTTCGTGTCATTGCGTTGCCTGCTTGCCCTGGCCCTCGGCGGGGTGATCGGCACTGCCCAGGCGGCCGCGCCGGGACCGGAAATCCTGACCGCTGATGCCACCCGTTTCTACGCGCTGTACGAGGCCGCTGGCGGCAAGCCCAGCGTGGCCCAGCTTGAGCAGTACCTGGCACAGGGCACGCCGAGCCTGGGCCAGTTCGCCAAGCTGCGCCGGGTGACCGCCCAGCGCATGGCCGAAGCGATGGCGCGCGACCCCGCGCTGTACGCCAATGGACGGGCCTGCCTGGCAGAGTTGCCGGCGGTGCGGCAGCGACTGGTGCAGGTGTTCGCTAATCTGCAGGCGATCTATCCTCAGGCGAAGTTTCCGCCGGTGGCGATCGTGGTGGGGCGCGGCAAGCCGGTGGGCATGACGTACCCCGATGGCGTGGTGATCGGCCTGGAAGCGCTGTGCGCGGCCGATTTCATGAACACCAACGCGCAGGACCGCTTCGTGCACGTGATCGCGCATGAGTACGTGCATATCCAGCAGACCGGCGTGAGCGAGTACGAAGCAGGCGACCCGCGGGCGACGGTGCTGCGCGAGTCGCTGGGCGAGGGGATCGCCGAGTTCATCGCCGAGCTGATTTCCGGCAACGTTGGCAATGGTCGGCATGCCGGCTGGACGCGGGGCAGGGAAGTGCATATCGAAAGTGCCTTCGCGCTGGACGTGGACAGCACCGATCTGGCGCCCTGGCTGTACAACTACACGCCGGGTTCGCAGGAGCCCTACGATCTGGGTTACTGGGTGGGCTACCGCATCGCCAAGGCGTATTACCTGCAGGCCGGCAACAAGCGCGATGCCGTGCGCGCGCTGATCCAGCAGGACAACCCGAAGGCGATCCTGCAGGCCAGCGGCTGGACGCCAGGGATGTGGATGCCGGCGAAGGTGACGGGTGTGGCGGCAAGGGCGGCTGCATCGGCCAAGTGA
- a CDS encoding S9 family peptidase translates to MLIRRTSLAAAVAVATLGLLAAGPAFADYAKPPEHLLKVLKAPPPPAPNIDPSGQRLLLTTAQTYPSITRVAQPYLKLAGVRLEPKNRSRHDTPGGYGIPACVADFTLVEIVSGKSTKVNLPQGCAGGAQWSADGSRFAFQNAVDTSVQLWVGDAATGQVKQVPNVQLNPIFGSTVQWLGGSQNLLVKLVPANQGPAPSNGGTPTGSDAQESLGSSGESSTYEARDTLTSVHDEKLFAYYGASQLAVVDAAVGSVRPVGQPALYNDVNAAPDGVHVLTETLKAPFSHAVTYQRFANDVAVLDLANGRNTVLASLPLADRVPVHGVPEGPRGYDWRSTDPATLVYAEALDKGDWKVSVPHRDRVLMLKAPFTGKPVEIARTAQRFEGFAWSADPAVSFQFENDENRHWMQARIVDVDQPKKEGRLLWDMSSDELYGNPGNLVFKRLPSGAPVVRQEGNTVFLRGQGASPQGDRPFLDALDLATLKSERLFRSDADAYEQFLGFSNTPGRFLTWHQSVMDPPNAFVRLLGERVNDAKAGEAQFQSKPAALTKLVDPTPEVRQIQKRLVTYKRADGVDLSFTLYTPPGYKEGQRVPAILYAYPADFANAAQAGQVSGSQQTFTRLQPYRLMLLAGYAIIDNASFPIVGDPKNAYDTYLEQLEADAKAAVDKAVELGVVDRNRIGVTGHSHGGLMTANLIAHTNLFKAGVATSGSYNKTFTPFGFQNERRSVWQAQDVYLKASPFFYADKIKLPLLLVHGEDDANPGTEPFQSRKLYQAIRGNGGTTRLVMLPNEPHWYTALESNEQLVSEMLNWFDTYVKNAK, encoded by the coding sequence ATGCTCATCCGTCGTACCTCTCTGGCGGCGGCCGTTGCCGTTGCCACGCTCGGCCTGCTGGCCGCCGGCCCGGCCTTTGCCGACTACGCCAAGCCGCCGGAACACCTGCTCAAGGTGCTCAAGGCGCCGCCGCCGCCGGCACCGAACATCGACCCCAGCGGCCAGCGCCTGCTGCTGACCACCGCACAGACCTATCCGTCCATCACCCGTGTGGCCCAGCCGTACCTGAAGCTGGCTGGCGTGCGCTTGGAACCTAAGAACCGCAGCCGCCACGACACCCCGGGCGGCTATGGCATTCCGGCCTGTGTGGCCGACTTCACCCTGGTCGAGATCGTCAGCGGCAAGAGCACCAAGGTGAACCTGCCGCAGGGGTGCGCAGGTGGCGCACAGTGGTCGGCCGATGGCAGCCGTTTCGCCTTCCAGAATGCCGTCGATACCAGCGTGCAGCTGTGGGTCGGCGACGCCGCCACCGGCCAGGTGAAGCAGGTGCCGAACGTGCAGTTGAACCCCATCTTCGGCAGCACGGTGCAGTGGCTGGGCGGCAGCCAGAACCTGCTGGTGAAGCTGGTGCCGGCCAACCAGGGGCCGGCGCCGTCCAACGGCGGTACGCCCACCGGTTCGGACGCGCAGGAGTCGCTGGGCAGCAGTGGCGAGAGCAGCACCTATGAAGCGCGTGACACGCTGACCAGCGTGCACGATGAAAAGCTGTTCGCCTATTACGGTGCCTCGCAGCTGGCGGTGGTCGATGCCGCTGTCGGCAGCGTGCGCCCGGTTGGCCAGCCGGCGCTTTACAACGACGTCAACGCCGCGCCCGATGGCGTGCATGTGCTGACCGAGACCCTGAAGGCGCCGTTCTCGCATGCGGTGACCTACCAGCGTTTCGCCAATGATGTGGCGGTGCTGGACCTGGCCAATGGCCGCAATACGGTTCTGGCCAGCCTGCCGCTGGCCGATCGCGTGCCGGTACACGGTGTGCCGGAAGGCCCGCGGGGTTATGACTGGCGCTCCACCGACCCGGCCACCCTGGTCTATGCCGAAGCGCTGGACAAGGGCGACTGGAAGGTGAGCGTGCCGCATCGCGATCGCGTGCTGATGCTGAAGGCCCCGTTCACCGGCAAGCCGGTGGAAATCGCCCGCACTGCACAGCGCTTCGAGGGCTTTGCGTGGTCGGCCGACCCGGCCGTGTCGTTCCAGTTCGAGAACGACGAGAACCGCCACTGGATGCAGGCCCGCATCGTCGATGTGGACCAGCCGAAGAAGGAAGGTCGCCTGCTGTGGGACATGTCCAGCGATGAGCTGTACGGCAACCCGGGCAACCTGGTGTTCAAGCGCCTGCCCAGCGGTGCGCCGGTGGTGCGCCAGGAGGGCAACACCGTGTTCCTGCGCGGGCAGGGGGCCTCGCCGCAGGGCGACCGTCCGTTCCTGGATGCGCTTGATCTGGCAACGTTGAAGAGCGAACGCCTGTTCCGCAGTGATGCCGATGCGTACGAGCAGTTCCTGGGGTTCAGCAATACACCGGGTCGCTTCCTGACCTGGCATCAGTCGGTGATGGACCCGCCGAACGCATTCGTGCGTCTGCTCGGTGAGCGCGTCAACGATGCCAAGGCCGGCGAGGCACAGTTCCAGTCCAAGCCTGCTGCGTTGACCAAGCTGGTCGACCCGACCCCGGAAGTGCGGCAGATCCAGAAGCGCCTGGTGACCTACAAGCGCGCCGATGGCGTGGACCTGTCGTTCACCCTGTACACGCCGCCGGGCTACAAGGAAGGCCAGCGCGTGCCGGCGATCCTGTATGCCTACCCGGCCGACTTCGCCAATGCCGCGCAGGCCGGCCAGGTCTCCGGTTCGCAGCAGACGTTCACCCGTCTGCAGCCGTACCGCCTGATGCTGCTGGCCGGCTACGCGATCATCGACAACGCCTCGTTCCCGATCGTGGGTGACCCGAAGAACGCCTACGACACCTATCTGGAACAGCTGGAAGCCGACGCCAAGGCGGCGGTGGACAAGGCCGTGGAGCTGGGCGTGGTCGACCGCAACCGTATCGGCGTGACCGGCCACAGCCATGGTGGCCTGATGACCGCCAACCTGATCGCCCACACCAACCTGTTCAAGGCCGGCGTGGCGACCAGTGGCTCGTACAACAAGACCTTCACCCCGTTCGGCTTCCAGAACGAGCGTCGCTCGGTATGGCAGGCGCAGGATGTGTACCTGAAGGCGTCGCCCTTCTTCTATGCCGACAAGATCAAGCTGCCGCTGCTGCTGGTCCACGGCGAGGACGATGCCAACCCGGGCACCGAGCCGTTCCAGTCGCGCAAGCTGTACCAGGCGATCCGCGGCAATGGTGGTACCACCCGCCTGGTGATGCTGCCCAACGAACCGCACTGGTATACCGCGCTGGAATCGAACGAGCAGCTGGTGTCGGAAATGCTGAATTGGTTCGACACCTACGTGAAGAACGCGAAGTAA
- a CDS encoding XVIPCD domain-containing protein, with product MPTLSADTERLLTEFAGKPDVTTDQVDNLRKAIANSPALAAQVDSAIAAGHLQRFELLPADSSVGGEYDGGAKTISLPASSLSTPARDRHDAAELTFVLGHELQHGFNDAATERAYKQFDSDIADIAARDSTHDYTQAIGTLLAANRRDEASANIEGWNALVGMVKTAKPDATLEDLYKASTRAEEFVRVQPGPPMTYAAHPDLTLNADLSMTATAANIEGMGKHYYDEGVSSRLGPNGNSDYQNYYATDAIGRACKEEAKNPAPDGISRMSVNMAQLGLQESLLEQNGLSLGKGTPPRQPYFDTSTSPSTLHYFDHTEGTYAHVPITAQAITPVPTEAQAAPLAGGNDRALHDQIRGKVAELDAANGRSFDASSERLSASLLVLARENGLDRVDHVVLSRQAGDVAAAQNVFVVKGALDDPASLRASAATAEAAQRPVQESLDSLAIVNQRQADHASQEQTRQQVQEQQRSALSH from the coding sequence ATGCCTACGCTTTCAGCGGATACGGAACGCCTGCTGACCGAATTTGCAGGAAAACCCGATGTAACGACCGATCAGGTCGACAACCTTCGCAAGGCCATCGCCAACTCTCCGGCGCTGGCAGCCCAGGTCGACTCGGCCATCGCCGCCGGTCATCTGCAGCGCTTTGAGCTGCTGCCTGCCGACAGCAGTGTGGGCGGCGAGTACGACGGCGGCGCAAAGACGATCAGCCTGCCGGCATCCAGTCTGTCCACACCAGCGCGGGACAGGCACGACGCTGCAGAGCTGACTTTCGTACTGGGCCATGAGCTGCAGCATGGGTTCAATGATGCAGCGACCGAACGGGCCTATAAGCAGTTTGATTCCGATATTGCAGACATTGCTGCACGCGATTCGACCCACGACTACACCCAGGCCATCGGCACCCTGCTCGCAGCCAACCGGCGCGACGAGGCATCGGCGAACATCGAGGGCTGGAATGCGCTGGTCGGCATGGTCAAGACCGCCAAACCGGACGCCACGCTGGAAGATCTCTACAAAGCAAGTACCCGTGCAGAGGAGTTCGTGCGCGTGCAGCCCGGCCCGCCGATGACCTATGCCGCGCATCCGGACCTGACGCTCAATGCAGACCTGAGCATGACCGCCACTGCCGCCAACATCGAGGGCATGGGCAAGCACTACTACGACGAAGGTGTGTCGTCGCGGCTGGGTCCCAACGGCAATTCGGATTACCAGAACTACTACGCCACCGATGCCATCGGCCGCGCCTGCAAGGAAGAAGCCAAGAACCCCGCACCCGATGGCATCAGCCGGATGTCGGTGAACATGGCACAGCTCGGCCTGCAGGAAAGCCTGCTGGAACAGAACGGTCTCTCTCTGGGTAAAGGCACGCCACCACGGCAGCCCTACTTCGATACCAGCACCTCACCGTCCACGCTGCACTATTTCGACCACACCGAGGGCACCTACGCCCACGTGCCCATCACTGCACAGGCGATCACACCCGTGCCGACCGAAGCGCAGGCTGCGCCGTTGGCGGGTGGCAACGACCGTGCCCTGCACGATCAGATTCGCGGCAAGGTGGCAGAGCTGGATGCCGCCAACGGCCGCAGCTTCGACGCCTCCAGTGAACGACTGAGCGCAAGCCTGCTGGTACTGGCCCGCGAGAACGGCCTGGACCGCGTGGATCATGTGGTGCTCAGCCGGCAGGCAGGCGATGTCGCTGCGGCGCAGAACGTGTTCGTGGTGAAGGGAGCGCTGGATGATCCTGCGTCGCTGCGTGCATCGGCAGCCACGGCCGAAGCCGCGCAGCGGCCGGTGCAGGAAAGCCTGGACAGCCTCGCTATCGTCAACCAGCGCCAGGCCGACCACGCCTCGCAGGAACAGACGCGCCAGCAGGTGCAGGAACAGCAGCGCAGCGCGTTGTCGCACTGA
- a CDS encoding HipA family kinase: MRTVHALRYITPLREGGSLPAVVETDDDGMAVLKFRGAGQGPKALIAELIAGEMARAVGLPIPEILFVELDSEFARTEPDPEIQDLIRASEGLNLGLDYLPGAINYDPAAMPVDADLASRIVWFDAFTSNVDRTTRNPNLMVWHRKLYLIDHGAAMYFHHDWANAGDACEKPFVLIRDHVLLSFASRIAEVDAELAARLPDTEIERIVGLVPDSWLVDEPAFDSPQAYRQGYINYLKHRLKVRAVFVQEAIRAHAAHV, encoded by the coding sequence ATGCGTACCGTCCATGCCCTCCGCTATATAACCCCCTTGCGGGAAGGTGGCTCGCTGCCTGCCGTGGTCGAGACCGACGACGACGGTATGGCGGTGCTCAAGTTCCGTGGCGCTGGCCAGGGGCCCAAGGCGCTGATCGCCGAGCTGATCGCAGGCGAGATGGCACGCGCGGTGGGCCTGCCGATTCCGGAGATCCTGTTCGTCGAGCTGGACAGCGAGTTCGCGCGGACCGAGCCGGACCCGGAGATCCAGGACCTGATCCGCGCCAGCGAAGGCCTGAACCTGGGCCTGGATTACCTGCCCGGCGCGATCAATTACGATCCGGCGGCGATGCCGGTGGACGCCGACCTGGCCTCGCGCATCGTCTGGTTTGATGCATTCACCAGCAACGTCGATCGCACCACGCGCAATCCGAACCTGATGGTCTGGCACCGCAAGCTGTACCTGATCGACCACGGTGCGGCGATGTACTTCCATCACGACTGGGCCAACGCCGGCGATGCCTGCGAGAAGCCGTTCGTGTTGATCCGTGACCACGTGCTGCTGTCATTCGCCAGCCGCATCGCCGAGGTGGATGCCGAGCTGGCCGCGCGCCTGCCTGATACGGAGATCGAGCGCATCGTCGGCCTGGTGCCGGACAGCTGGCTGGTCGATGAGCCGGCCTTCGACAGCCCCCAAGCTTACCGGCAGGGCTACATCAACTACCTGAAGCATCGCCTGAAGGTGCGTGCGGTGTTCGTGCAGGAGGCCATCCGTGCCCACGCTGCACACGTATGA
- a CDS encoding DUF3037 domain-containing protein, whose amino-acid sequence MPTLHTYDYAVIRVVPRVEREEFINVGVIVSCPGARHLEAAIEIDAARLHAFAPALDIEALQPWLDAIVAICRGDAGAGPIAQLPARARFHFLTAKRSSVVQMSSTHVGRTADPAGVVEHLMAKMVRVPA is encoded by the coding sequence GTGCCCACGCTGCACACGTATGACTATGCCGTCATCCGCGTGGTACCGCGGGTGGAGCGCGAGGAGTTCATCAACGTCGGCGTGATCGTATCCTGCCCGGGTGCACGGCACCTGGAAGCGGCAATCGAGATCGATGCCGCGCGCCTGCACGCCTTCGCGCCGGCGCTGGATATTGAAGCGCTGCAGCCGTGGCTGGATGCCATCGTGGCGATCTGCCGGGGCGATGCCGGCGCCGGCCCGATCGCGCAGCTGCCTGCGCGCGCGCGCTTCCATTTCCTGACCGCCAAGCGCAGCTCGGTGGTGCAGATGTCCAGCACACACGTAGGCCGCACGGCGGACCCGGCGGGCGTGGTCGAACACCTGATGGCAAAGATGGTTCGGGTACCTGCCTAG
- a CDS encoding energy transducer TonB, whose amino-acid sequence MPPMLLRVAAITLALALSQVAAAASPEPLQLPQAEALTYWKPVEGTFRPQLNVDPGRVPFAEEVTVAYSVNKRGRTYDVKVVEAKPSTAFSGWALNAVKAMRFTATDSNTERTPIRSEMTARWGSGK is encoded by the coding sequence ATGCCCCCGATGCTGCTCCGCGTTGCTGCCATCACGCTTGCCCTGGCACTGAGCCAGGTCGCCGCCGCCGCATCTCCCGAGCCGCTGCAGCTGCCGCAGGCCGAAGCGCTGACGTACTGGAAGCCGGTGGAGGGCACCTTCCGCCCACAACTCAATGTCGACCCCGGCCGTGTGCCGTTTGCGGAGGAGGTGACCGTGGCCTATTCGGTCAACAAGCGCGGCCGTACGTATGACGTAAAGGTGGTGGAGGCCAAGCCGTCGACGGCCTTCAGTGGCTGGGCGTTGAATGCGGTCAAGGCGATGCGCTTCACGGCAACGGACAGCAATACCGAGCGCACGCCGATCCGCAGCGAAATGACTGCACGCTGGGGCAGTGGCAAGTAG
- a CDS encoding DUF4952 domain-containing protein: MHGAGSNDRQQSGKRGLIGLQWSSLCMALLLAGTAQAQRPDAALAEWELHGRSEGLARPDTVCQDFLQAMGRKPAELEYLGCTQDDDSYIQPMEARYRVSGASAAKIEAYLQQTFGMPSLTYVCCGWSSGAPYFWHEQPGSVKYQIGMGVESLHHPRTQWSAIPYFTVTVAVNRKGP; this comes from the coding sequence ATGCACGGCGCCGGCAGCAACGACCGACAGCAGAGCGGCAAGAGGGGCCTGATTGGACTGCAATGGTCATCGCTGTGCATGGCTTTACTTCTTGCCGGCACGGCACAGGCACAGCGTCCCGACGCCGCGCTTGCAGAGTGGGAACTGCACGGCCGCTCCGAAGGCCTGGCTCGCCCCGACACCGTCTGCCAGGATTTCCTGCAGGCGATGGGACGCAAACCAGCCGAGCTGGAATACCTAGGCTGCACGCAGGACGACGATTCCTACATCCAGCCGATGGAAGCGCGGTATCGCGTCAGCGGTGCCTCGGCGGCGAAGATCGAAGCCTATCTGCAGCAGACCTTTGGCATGCCGTCATTGACGTATGTATGTTGTGGCTGGAGCAGCGGCGCGCCTTATTTCTGGCATGAGCAGCCGGGCAGCGTGAAGTACCAGATCGGCATGGGCGTGGAATCGCTGCATCATCCGCGCACGCAGTGGAGCGCGATTCCCTACTTCACGGTAACCGTTGCGGTGAACCGCAAAGGCCCTTGA